One Nitrospina watsonii DNA segment encodes these proteins:
- a CDS encoding tetratricopeptide repeat protein, which yields MGLLDWFKTDKIKECQERLRHHPDNPRLHFELGVEYEHLGRNQEALAAFQETVRLDEGSAEAHFNLGCLYEKIGDGRHAIVHMIKAGNLFAQRNAPLQKETARTKVQEYYHKFKLDPGEFAPSDRND from the coding sequence ATGGGCCTTTTGGACTGGTTCAAGACCGACAAAATCAAGGAATGCCAGGAGCGCCTGCGGCACCATCCGGACAATCCTCGCCTGCATTTTGAGCTGGGAGTGGAATACGAACATCTGGGCCGGAATCAGGAAGCGCTGGCGGCGTTCCAGGAAACGGTGCGCCTCGATGAAGGCTCGGCGGAGGCGCATTTCAATCTCGGCTGCCTGTACGAAAAAATAGGCGACGGCCGCCACGCCATCGTGCACATGATCAAGGCGGGCAACCTGTTCGCGCAGCGCAACGCGCCATTGCAAAAGGAAACCGCCCGCACCAAGGTGCAGGAGTACTACCACAAGTTCAAGCTCGACCCCGGCGAGTTCGCCCCCAGCGACCGGAACGATTGA
- a CDS encoding B12-binding domain-containing radical SAM protein: MKICLIEPSKFVSLTNFVSTISMPPLGLAYIAAALREAGHEVTVVDGPGSAPRHFFEFHGVHIRGLENAEIIERIPQDAEVIGLGCMFSSNWVYVRELVNGIRDRFPGKRLVMGGEHVTGFPEFSLQQAPLDAVVLGEGEEIIVNLLDRWARNESVDDLSGIAFRQGDGSVQTNPRHNRIRDIDAIPWPAWDLFDIEQYNAVNQPHGASQGRFMPMLATRGCPFQCTFCTSPNMWTTEWTARDHKNVVDEMQTYMQRYGVTDFQFEDLTAIVRRDWMHAFCDEVLARGMEITFQMPSGTRSEAIDYDLAKKLKAAGCHEFAFAPESGDPEVLKAIKKKVDLDKMFVSANEALKAGINVGCFFIIGFPEDTYKSVFKTYATMIKCAWLGFTNVNLNAYSPQPNTESFNQLRENGVIPELDDAYLMSLFTFQDFGARKTSYNPRFGHRELSFLVIFGQGLFYVFYFLRKPVRIYYLFRDFFSERAANKSNKMVKSMLKDALSLFKARLGRLFKTA; encoded by the coding sequence ATGAAAATTTGCCTGATTGAGCCATCCAAATTTGTGTCGCTGACCAACTTCGTCTCGACCATCAGCATGCCGCCGCTCGGCCTGGCCTACATCGCCGCCGCGTTGCGCGAGGCCGGGCACGAGGTGACGGTGGTGGACGGACCCGGCTCCGCGCCCCGGCATTTTTTCGAGTTCCACGGCGTGCACATCCGCGGCCTGGAAAACGCCGAGATCATCGAACGCATTCCCCAGGACGCCGAGGTCATCGGCCTGGGCTGCATGTTCAGCTCCAACTGGGTGTATGTGCGCGAACTGGTGAACGGTATCCGCGACCGGTTTCCCGGCAAACGCCTGGTCATGGGCGGCGAACACGTCACCGGCTTTCCTGAATTTTCTCTGCAACAGGCACCGCTCGACGCGGTGGTGCTGGGCGAGGGCGAAGAGATCATCGTGAACCTGCTCGACCGCTGGGCGCGCAACGAATCTGTGGACGACCTTTCCGGCATCGCCTTCCGCCAAGGCGACGGCAGCGTGCAGACCAACCCGCGTCACAACCGCATCCGCGACATCGACGCCATTCCCTGGCCGGCGTGGGACCTGTTCGACATCGAGCAGTACAACGCCGTCAACCAGCCGCACGGCGCGTCGCAGGGACGCTTCATGCCCATGCTGGCGACACGCGGATGCCCGTTCCAGTGCACGTTCTGCACCAGCCCCAACATGTGGACCACGGAGTGGACGGCGCGCGATCACAAAAACGTGGTCGATGAAATGCAGACCTACATGCAGCGTTACGGCGTCACCGATTTTCAGTTCGAAGACCTGACGGCCATCGTGCGCCGCGACTGGATGCACGCCTTCTGCGACGAGGTGCTGGCGCGCGGCATGGAGATCACCTTCCAGATGCCGTCGGGCACGCGCAGCGAAGCCATCGACTACGACCTCGCCAAAAAATTGAAGGCGGCGGGGTGCCACGAGTTCGCCTTCGCGCCGGAGTCAGGCGACCCGGAAGTGCTGAAAGCCATCAAGAAAAAAGTCGATCTCGACAAGATGTTTGTCTCCGCCAACGAGGCGTTGAAGGCGGGCATCAATGTCGGCTGCTTCTTCATCATCGGCTTTCCCGAGGACACCTACAAAAGCGTGTTCAAAACCTACGCCACCATGATCAAATGTGCGTGGCTCGGTTTCACCAATGTCAATCTCAACGCTTACTCGCCGCAACCGAATACCGAGTCGTTCAACCAGCTCCGCGAAAACGGAGTGATTCCCGAACTCGACGACGCTTACCTGATGAGCCTGTTCACATTTCAGGATTTCGGCGCGCGCAAGACGTCGTACAACCCGCGCTTCGGTCACCGCGAGTTGTCGTTTCTGGTGATCTTCGGGCAGGGCCTGTTCTACGTATTCTACTTCCTGCGCAAACCGGTACGCATCTACTACCTGTTCCGCGATTTCTTCTCCGAACGCGCCGCCAACAAGAGCAACAAGATGGTGAAGTCGATGCTCAAGGACGCGTTGAGCCTGTTCAAAGCCCGGCTCGGACGCCTGTTCAAAACCGCATGA
- a CDS encoding glycosyltransferase has translation MDVVEALRQRERARLDYWDRKDYFIDLRLQWRAHMARHLFHMLPGESILDIGCGDGRWTREIADLHDHDHPVTAATFNSDYFEKLNANKPDNLESVLLHQFPGALAGRKFDYIVAWHMLPADNYGAFLNEARKLLKPGGRFLLFEPNPWNPYSQLRRFFTRLFPFVPLRDEGPRFNRIEMMSILSEIGFTGIRILPYDFLFPPLPKALLWPVQNLSLVLENMPYVRNFAGELYLNGRNPAAEGWTRPPVPLTRHASLKGRVSVVVPCHNEEANLKPLVANLTGYFNDYIQEIVLVDDNSRDRTAEVGEALHAEDPRVRVVKRTPPNGVGRALRDGLAAAQGDYILLMDCDFQHILPELTGLFDAVAAGADVAIGSRFSRDSVLLNYAFTKILANRAFHLLARILFRKYLRDLTNNLKLIKREVAQNLRLEAHDFAANAETGLQPLLLGYKVEEVPISWINRSVDMGFSSFNLLKTGPNYLKVFLRLFWRQLRGKAITLPKTSPSSQHPAPHK, from the coding sequence ATGGACGTGGTGGAAGCCCTGCGCCAGCGCGAACGCGCCCGCCTCGATTATTGGGACCGCAAGGATTACTTCATCGATCTGCGCCTGCAATGGCGGGCGCACATGGCGCGTCACCTGTTTCACATGCTGCCCGGCGAATCGATCCTCGATATCGGTTGCGGCGATGGACGCTGGACCCGCGAGATCGCCGACCTGCACGATCACGACCACCCCGTCACCGCCGCGACGTTCAATTCCGATTACTTCGAAAAACTCAACGCGAACAAACCGGACAACCTCGAGTCCGTGCTGCTGCACCAATTCCCCGGTGCGCTGGCCGGTCGCAAGTTCGACTACATCGTCGCCTGGCACATGCTGCCCGCGGACAACTACGGCGCGTTTCTCAACGAAGCGCGCAAACTGCTGAAGCCCGGCGGACGTTTCCTGCTGTTCGAACCCAATCCGTGGAACCCGTATTCGCAACTGCGCCGTTTTTTCACGCGGCTCTTTCCTTTTGTCCCGCTGCGCGACGAAGGCCCGCGCTTCAACCGCATCGAGATGATGTCGATCCTCTCCGAGATCGGCTTCACCGGCATCCGCATTCTGCCTTACGACTTTCTGTTCCCGCCGTTGCCGAAAGCGCTGCTGTGGCCGGTGCAGAACCTGAGCCTTGTGTTGGAAAACATGCCCTACGTGCGCAACTTCGCGGGTGAGTTGTACCTCAACGGACGGAACCCCGCGGCGGAAGGCTGGACGCGGCCGCCCGTCCCCCTCACCCGGCACGCGTCACTGAAAGGCCGGGTGTCGGTGGTGGTGCCGTGTCACAATGAGGAAGCCAATCTCAAACCACTGGTCGCCAACCTGACCGGATACTTCAACGACTACATCCAGGAGATCGTGCTGGTCGATGACAACAGCCGCGACCGCACGGCGGAAGTGGGCGAAGCCTTGCACGCCGAAGACCCGCGCGTGCGGGTGGTGAAACGCACGCCGCCGAATGGCGTGGGACGGGCGTTGCGCGACGGTCTCGCCGCCGCTCAAGGCGATTACATCCTGCTCATGGACTGCGACTTCCAGCATATCCTGCCGGAGCTGACCGGTTTGTTCGACGCCGTGGCGGCGGGCGCGGACGTGGCCATCGGTTCCCGCTTCTCGCGCGACAGCGTGTTGCTCAATTACGCGTTCACCAAGATCCTCGCCAACCGTGCGTTTCATCTTTTGGCGCGCATTCTGTTTCGCAAATACCTGCGCGATCTCACCAACAATCTGAAACTGATAAAACGCGAGGTCGCGCAGAACCTGCGGTTGGAGGCGCACGACTTCGCCGCCAATGCCGAAACCGGACTGCAACCACTGCTGCTTGGTTACAAGGTCGAGGAAGTGCCCATTTCATGGATCAACCGTTCGGTGGACATGGGGTTTTCCAGCTTCAACCTGCTCAAGACCGGTCCCAATTACCTGAAAGTGTTCCTGCGCCTGTTCTGGCGGCAACTGCGCGGCAAAGCCATCACCCTGCCCAAAACGTCGCCTTCCTCTCAACACCCCGCACCGCATAAATAA
- the hflX gene encoding GTPase HflX, producing the protein MKPEFFDTQKQSSHTPRAILVGVEAQQNSGAPVGDSLDELAGLAETAHYDPVATLTQRLTTIHPKTYLGSGKVEELEQAVKHHEAEIVIFDETLSPAQTRNLEKLLKCNVVDRPWIILEIFSDHARTSEAKTQVELARLKYALPRLTRMWGHLSRQRGGIGMRDVGETQIQLDRRMIRDQISKLTKKLSRIHKEKQTQRKSRQTAYQVALVGYTNVGKSTLMNCLTGADTLVENKLFATLDATVRKVKKNFPYPILLADTVGLIDKLPHDLVASFKSTLDEVRNANLLVHVIDISHPHYRRQMTTAESVLNELGVHDTPTVRVFNKIDQLENGNDLEEMRRLYPDAVFVSCHRQTGMAELRQAIVDHYEARLVPYQVELAYTRSDLIPEIRKHALVVDQQYHNNAVTLDLRIWPHHKARLMELLNGYA; encoded by the coding sequence ATGAAACCTGAATTTTTCGACACCCAGAAACAAAGCAGCCACACCCCCCGCGCCATACTTGTGGGTGTCGAGGCGCAGCAGAATTCGGGCGCGCCCGTAGGCGACTCGTTGGACGAGCTGGCCGGGCTTGCCGAAACGGCGCATTACGATCCCGTCGCCACCCTCACCCAGCGCCTGACCACGATCCACCCCAAAACCTATCTCGGCAGCGGCAAGGTCGAGGAGTTGGAGCAGGCGGTGAAGCACCACGAGGCGGAAATCGTCATCTTCGACGAAACGCTGTCGCCGGCGCAAACGCGCAACCTGGAAAAACTGCTCAAGTGCAACGTGGTGGACCGGCCGTGGATCATTCTCGAGATTTTCAGCGACCACGCCCGCACCAGCGAGGCCAAAACGCAGGTGGAACTGGCGCGGTTGAAATACGCGTTACCGCGGTTGACCCGGATGTGGGGTCACTTGTCGCGGCAGCGCGGCGGCATCGGCATGCGCGACGTCGGTGAAACGCAGATCCAGCTGGACCGCCGCATGATCCGTGACCAGATTTCCAAACTCACCAAAAAGCTCAGCCGTATCCACAAGGAAAAGCAGACGCAGCGTAAAAGCCGCCAGACCGCGTACCAGGTCGCGCTGGTGGGGTACACCAACGTCGGCAAATCCACGTTGATGAACTGCCTGACCGGCGCCGACACGCTGGTCGAGAACAAACTGTTCGCCACGCTCGACGCCACCGTGCGCAAAGTCAAAAAGAATTTTCCGTATCCGATTCTGCTCGCCGACACCGTCGGCCTCATCGACAAACTGCCGCACGATCTGGTCGCGTCGTTCAAAAGCACGCTGGACGAAGTGCGCAACGCCAACCTGCTGGTGCACGTCATCGACATCAGCCATCCGCATTACCGGCGGCAGATGACCACCGCCGAAAGCGTGCTCAACGAACTCGGTGTGCACGACACACCGACGGTGCGCGTGTTCAACAAGATCGATCAACTGGAAAACGGGAATGATCTGGAGGAGATGCGGCGGTTGTACCCGGACGCGGTGTTCGTGTCGTGCCACCGGCAGACCGGCATGGCGGAACTGCGGCAGGCCATCGTCGATCACTACGAAGCGCGGCTGGTGCCCTACCAGGTGGAACTGGCCTACACGCGTTCGGATTTGATTCCGGAAATCCGCAAGCACGCGCTGGTCGTCGATCAGCAATACCACAACAACGCCGTGACGCTGGACCTGCGCATCTGGCCGCACCACAAAGCGCGCCTCATGGAACTTTTGAACGGCTACGCCTGA
- a CDS encoding ATP-dependent helicase, whose product MHSSRTGHDIESHQISMDSNELNPEQLKAVRHTDGPLMLVAGAGSGKTRAITFRILHMIRDKGIDPENILAITFTNKAAAEMRERVVKQMGAGGGRVPWISTFHSLCLRLLRQHMDFPGYTKDFVIYDAADQLSVVKKCMKAASINDEAFPPKTILNHISGFKNDYQLPEHINLDALPYGHKLKAAHVYPHYQNALKENNALDFDDLLMMTVKLFQQDKALCDHYNNRFRYILVDEFQDTNLTQYHLIQLLSRAHHNVCVVGDDDQSIYRWRGANLENLLHFEKDFPGTTVIKLEENYRSTQTILNAAGAVVRENMTRREKNLWTRNEAGEPILYYRAEDEIDEARAVCERIHHWVQDGASFNDMAILYRTNAQSRVLEDQLRHLNVPYQVIGGLKFYERKEIKDILSYLRVVMNPSDAVSLKRIVNTPVRGIGKASVDKVEAYCSEQHLPLLEGLRRAANVVGTGPAKKIEQFVLMMDRFQKVMQECSAVDLLKAVFEQTGYLTALQKENTQEAKSRLENLNELYSAVEQFVDIDRKGTLKDFLDTTALVADLDNLDDSRGVLALMTLHTCKGLEFDSVCILGFENGLLPHASSLSSSEEYEEERRLCYVGFTRARKKLMISNARRRRIYGSTFTYQPSDFLSAIPREAMTMESSALTSAPSRSPYGQADAQDNWSLPAGSAPSPASGNGFSVGTKVLHSKFGSGVVVNREGGEDDLKVVVFFKGVGKKKLAVAHANLIVV is encoded by the coding sequence ATGCATTCCAGCCGAACCGGTCATGACATCGAGTCTCATCAGATTTCTATGGATTCCAACGAGCTCAACCCGGAACAACTGAAAGCCGTCCGTCACACCGACGGGCCGCTCATGCTGGTGGCCGGCGCGGGGTCCGGCAAAACCCGCGCCATCACCTTCCGCATCCTGCACATGATCCGCGACAAGGGGATCGATCCGGAAAACATCCTGGCCATCACCTTCACCAACAAAGCGGCGGCGGAAATGCGCGAGCGGGTGGTGAAGCAGATGGGCGCCGGCGGCGGCCGCGTGCCGTGGATCAGCACCTTTCACTCGCTGTGCCTGCGCCTCCTGCGCCAGCACATGGATTTCCCCGGCTACACGAAAGATTTCGTCATCTACGACGCGGCGGACCAGCTGTCGGTGGTCAAGAAATGCATGAAGGCGGCGTCGATCAACGACGAGGCCTTCCCGCCGAAAACCATTCTCAACCACATCAGCGGTTTCAAAAACGATTACCAGCTTCCGGAGCACATCAACCTCGATGCCCTGCCTTACGGCCACAAGCTGAAAGCCGCGCACGTCTATCCGCATTACCAGAACGCGCTCAAGGAAAACAATGCGCTCGATTTCGACGACCTGTTGATGATGACGGTGAAACTGTTCCAGCAGGACAAGGCGCTGTGCGACCATTACAACAACCGCTTCCGCTACATCCTGGTCGATGAGTTTCAGGACACCAACCTCACGCAGTACCATCTCATCCAGTTGCTGTCGCGGGCGCATCACAACGTCTGCGTGGTCGGCGACGACGACCAGAGCATCTACCGCTGGCGCGGCGCCAACCTGGAAAACCTGCTGCATTTCGAAAAGGATTTCCCCGGCACCACGGTCATCAAACTGGAAGAAAATTACCGCTCGACGCAAACCATCCTGAACGCCGCCGGGGCGGTGGTGCGCGAGAACATGACGCGCCGTGAAAAGAACCTGTGGACACGCAACGAAGCGGGCGAGCCCATTCTCTACTACCGCGCCGAGGACGAGATCGACGAAGCCCGCGCGGTGTGCGAACGCATTCATCACTGGGTGCAGGACGGCGCATCGTTCAACGACATGGCCATCCTCTACCGCACCAATGCGCAGTCGCGGGTGCTGGAAGACCAGTTGCGCCACCTGAACGTGCCGTACCAGGTGATCGGCGGCCTCAAGTTTTATGAGCGGAAAGAGATCAAGGACATCCTCTCCTACCTGCGGGTGGTGATGAACCCTTCGGATGCGGTGTCGCTGAAGCGTATCGTCAACACGCCGGTGCGCGGCATCGGCAAAGCGTCGGTGGACAAGGTCGAGGCGTATTGCAGCGAGCAGCACCTGCCGCTGTTGGAAGGCCTGCGCCGTGCCGCAAACGTGGTCGGCACCGGCCCCGCCAAAAAAATCGAACAGTTTGTGCTGATGATGGACCGCTTCCAGAAAGTGATGCAGGAATGCTCGGCGGTCGATCTGCTGAAGGCGGTGTTCGAACAGACCGGATACCTCACGGCCCTGCAAAAGGAAAACACGCAGGAAGCGAAAAGCCGCCTGGAAAACCTGAACGAATTGTACTCGGCGGTGGAACAGTTTGTGGACATCGACCGCAAGGGCACGCTCAAGGATTTTCTCGACACCACGGCGCTGGTGGCGGACCTCGACAACCTCGACGACAGCCGCGGGGTGCTGGCTTTGATGACGCTCCACACCTGCAAGGGGCTGGAGTTCGACTCGGTGTGCATCCTCGGTTTCGAGAACGGCCTGCTGCCGCACGCCAGTTCTCTGTCCAGCAGCGAGGAATACGAAGAAGAACGGCGGCTGTGTTATGTCGGCTTCACCCGCGCCCGCAAGAAACTGATGATCAGCAACGCCCGCCGCCGCCGCATCTACGGCAGTACGTTCACCTACCAGCCTTCGGATTTTCTATCGGCCATCCCGCGCGAGGCGATGACGATGGAATCGAGCGCGCTGACTTCCGCGCCATCACGGTCCCCCTACGGCCAGGCCGACGCGCAGGACAACTGGTCGCTGCCCGCAGGATCGGCCCCATCTCCCGCCAGCGGCAACGGCTTTTCCGTCGGCACGAAAGTGCTGCATTCCAAGTTCGGGTCGGGCGTGGTGGTCAACCGCGAAGGCGGCGAAGACGATTTGAAAGTGGTGGTGTTCTTCAAAGGCGTGGGCAAGAAAAAACTCGCCGTGGCGCACGCCAACCTCATCGTGGTTTGA
- a CDS encoding ABC transporter substrate-binding protein, producing MQTFRVCKGVLCALLMFWMLAPMQALAAGKGTIVLGAVLPLSGENASQGTDAERGIQLALKAHTAALHKQGIKIKMVFVDDRSDPEQGRKVTRALIEEEQVRAIIGPFTSPVFLEMAPMVQKHRVVLVSGSASTPRIRKSGDYAFSLVTLDDRQGKALARFGYEILRAHIGVILYLDNDYGRGLQNIVRREFEKLGGTIQWTHGISKNTAEFHDILEQVKELEPHCVFLLTYPAEGGLLLKQARELGMETPFLGGDGVYSQDLIDIAGEAARNTFVSAMNWRLQSPEPHIRQFVKRFTAQYGMQPNLYSASYFDATSVILESLLAGKTEPDALRDHIHGAQFKGATGDIRFDHGQALKKPIDIFKVEDYTFDYFQTIMTH from the coding sequence ATGCAAACTTTTCGTGTGTGCAAAGGGGTGCTGTGCGCCCTGCTGATGTTTTGGATGCTGGCGCCGATGCAGGCGCTGGCGGCTGGCAAGGGCACGATTGTGCTGGGCGCGGTGTTGCCGTTGAGTGGCGAAAACGCGTCGCAGGGCACCGACGCCGAACGCGGCATTCAACTGGCGTTGAAGGCCCACACTGCCGCGCTCCACAAGCAAGGTATCAAAATAAAGATGGTGTTCGTGGACGACCGCTCCGATCCCGAGCAGGGCCGCAAGGTGACGCGTGCGTTGATCGAGGAAGAGCAGGTGCGGGCCATCATCGGACCGTTCACCTCGCCGGTTTTTCTGGAGATGGCGCCGATGGTGCAGAAGCACCGCGTGGTGCTGGTGTCCGGCAGCGCCAGCACGCCCAGGATCCGGAAGTCCGGCGATTATGCCTTCAGTCTGGTGACGCTCGATGACCGGCAGGGCAAGGCGCTGGCGCGGTTCGGGTATGAAATCCTGCGTGCCCACATCGGCGTGATCCTGTACCTCGACAACGATTACGGCCGCGGGCTGCAGAACATCGTGCGCCGCGAATTTGAAAAACTGGGCGGCACCATTCAATGGACGCACGGCATCAGCAAAAACACGGCGGAGTTTCACGACATTCTGGAGCAGGTGAAGGAACTGGAGCCGCACTGCGTGTTTTTGCTGACGTATCCGGCGGAAGGCGGCCTTTTGCTCAAACAGGCGCGCGAACTGGGCATGGAAACGCCGTTCCTGGGTGGCGATGGCGTGTACAGTCAGGACCTGATCGATATTGCCGGCGAGGCGGCGCGCAACACCTTCGTTTCGGCCATGAACTGGCGTCTGCAATCGCCCGAGCCGCACATCCGGCAATTCGTCAAACGCTTTACGGCGCAATACGGCATGCAGCCGAATCTGTATTCCGCCAGTTATTTCGACGCCACTTCGGTGATTCTGGAATCGCTGCTCGCGGGCAAAACCGAACCCGATGCGCTGCGCGATCACATTCATGGTGCACAGTTTAAGGGCGCAACCGGAGACATCCGGTTCGATCACGGGCAGGCGTTGAAAAAACCCATCGACATTTTCAAGGTCGAGGATTACACTTTCGATTATTTTCAAACCATCATGACTCATTGA
- the hemH gene encoding ferrochelatase, with amino-acid sequence MDDAITQGVKTGVILLAHGAPTRVADIPEYLQRIRGGTASSTEVIREITERYEAIGGSSPLLEITQGQAEALERFLNQGEDTFRVYIGMRNWYPLIEEAVQQAKDDGMDRLIALCLAPQFSKWSTERYLNSFNEALGKCNAGDIPVQFIKSWPNQPSLIDAFAERYRAAESDLKAKGHDTFHTVFTVHSIPSAYVEEGIDPYVQEYEKTLNGIRQQVPMEPWHQAYQSQGMIPCPWLEPSVEETLDNIAEEGGKAVLIFPVGFVCDHIEILYDIDIGFREYAEQKGLTLFRTESLNTSPLFIEALAGAVWEHLA; translated from the coding sequence ATGGATGATGCCATCACGCAAGGCGTGAAAACAGGCGTCATCCTGCTGGCGCACGGCGCGCCCACCCGCGTCGCCGACATTCCCGAATACCTGCAACGCATCCGTGGCGGCACCGCTTCGAGCACGGAAGTGATCCGCGAAATCACCGAACGCTACGAAGCCATCGGCGGCAGTTCTCCTTTGCTGGAGATCACGCAGGGGCAAGCGGAAGCGCTGGAGAGGTTCCTCAATCAGGGCGAGGACACGTTCCGCGTTTACATCGGCATGCGCAACTGGTACCCGCTGATCGAGGAGGCGGTGCAGCAGGCGAAGGACGACGGCATGGATCGCCTCATTGCGTTGTGTCTGGCGCCGCAGTTCAGCAAGTGGAGCACGGAACGCTATCTGAATTCGTTCAACGAAGCGCTGGGTAAGTGCAACGCCGGGGACATCCCGGTGCAGTTCATCAAAAGCTGGCCCAACCAGCCGTCGTTGATCGACGCCTTTGCCGAACGCTACCGCGCCGCCGAGTCCGACCTCAAGGCCAAGGGCCACGACACCTTCCACACCGTCTTCACCGTGCACAGCATTCCCTCGGCGTACGTGGAGGAGGGCATCGATCCCTACGTGCAGGAATACGAAAAAACGCTGAACGGCATCCGGCAGCAGGTGCCGATGGAGCCGTGGCACCAGGCTTACCAGAGTCAGGGCATGATCCCCTGCCCGTGGCTGGAACCCAGCGTCGAAGAAACCCTCGATAACATTGCCGAAGAGGGGGGCAAGGCGGTGCTCATTTTCCCCGTCGGCTTCGTCTGCGACCACATTGAAATCCTTTATGATATCGACATCGGGTTCCGCGAATACGCGGAGCAAAAGGGTCTCACCCTGTTTCGTACCGAGTCGTTGAACACCTCGCCGTTGTTCATCGAGGCGCTCGCCGGCGCTGTCTGGGAACACCTTGCGTGA
- the hemE gene encoding uroporphyrinogen decarboxylase, with protein MDKNGEFRFLKACRGEPVDCTPVWFMRQAGRYMKEYRALKEKHSFLEMCRTPELATEVTLQPLDVLGVDAAIIFADILLPLEPMGTGLEFTVGDGPSIPRPVRTRQDVENLKPVCSEEQLGYVGDAIKMVRGEIAGKLPLVGFSGAPFTLSSYMVEGGKSKEFTTTKLMMYQEPETWNLLMDKVVDVLVDYLKMQVKAGAQALQIFDSWVGCLNPGDYERYILPHTKRVFDGLKDCGVPVINFSTGTSTMLPLVRESGGDVMGFDWRIHLDDARKQIGLDTPVQGNLDPNILFAPIPVIREKVLDIMQRAEGRSGHIFNLGHGILQHTPVDHVKAVVDMVHEYRHG; from the coding sequence ATGGACAAAAACGGAGAATTTCGGTTTCTGAAGGCCTGCCGCGGCGAGCCGGTGGATTGCACCCCGGTCTGGTTCATGCGTCAGGCAGGGCGCTACATGAAGGAATACCGGGCGCTCAAGGAAAAGCATTCCTTCCTCGAAATGTGCCGCACCCCCGAGCTGGCGACGGAAGTGACCCTGCAACCTCTGGACGTTCTGGGCGTCGATGCGGCCATCATATTCGCCGACATCCTGCTGCCCCTGGAACCGATGGGGACGGGGCTGGAGTTCACGGTGGGCGACGGTCCGTCCATCCCGCGCCCGGTGCGCACGCGCCAGGACGTTGAAAATCTGAAACCGGTCTGCTCCGAGGAACAACTGGGCTACGTCGGCGACGCCATCAAGATGGTGCGCGGGGAGATTGCGGGCAAGCTGCCGCTCGTCGGTTTCAGCGGCGCGCCGTTCACCCTCAGCAGTTACATGGTGGAAGGCGGCAAGTCGAAGGAATTCACCACCACCAAGCTCATGATGTACCAGGAGCCGGAGACGTGGAACCTGCTCATGGACAAGGTGGTCGATGTGCTGGTTGATTACCTGAAGATGCAGGTGAAGGCGGGCGCGCAGGCTTTGCAGATTTTCGACAGCTGGGTCGGCTGCCTCAACCCCGGCGACTACGAACGCTACATCCTGCCGCACACCAAGCGCGTGTTCGACGGTTTGAAAGACTGCGGCGTGCCGGTGATCAATTTCAGCACGGGCACCTCGACCATGCTGCCTTTGGTGCGCGAGTCCGGCGGCGACGTCATGGGTTTCGACTGGCGCATCCATCTCGACGACGCGAGAAAGCAGATCGGCCTGGACACGCCGGTGCAGGGCAACCTCGATCCCAACATCCTGTTCGCGCCGATTCCGGTGATCCGCGAAAAGGTGCTCGATATCATGCAACGCGCCGAAGGGCGGTCGGGTCATATTTTCAATCTCGGCCACGGCATCCTGCAGCACACGCCGGTCGATCACGTCAAGGCCGTGGTGGACATGGTGCACGAGTACCGTCATGGATGA